One window of uncultured Trichococcus sp. genomic DNA carries:
- a CDS encoding DUF4038 domain-containing protein, producing the protein MLTIDNMRFQQDDRDFFFLADTCWSAFTNAELFEFENYCRIRKSQGFTVIQLNLLRQWDASSTQIRRDPFKLVSLDDANHYIYDYSQLNIAYFDRVEEMLSIMEKYELTPALVLLWANYVPDTWTEPMNRNNLMDKNQIEPYVAYVARRYKKFNPIYFISGDTDFPSEATIEYYNIALTTLKKHDDDALVSFHIRGRLDEIPAVFLEASDFFSYQSGHNKDYPEKVYEIPMKLRANGIQMPIINTEPCYEQISYSRHSFGRFTQEDCRRVAWQSILAGASAGITYGAHGIWSWHRTGERFGIVEGEGFDQPYDLNDAMRFPGADDFGYLKQLVATYQLFDVEPINLVLKNTGQIRLGKTDTRTVIYLPVNTRLDIRQLQLAKDSFTLKAINLEKRLEMTVDFTEDNIEMHNGVRDALYIIEKI; encoded by the coding sequence ATGCTAACAATCGATAATATGCGGTTCCAGCAAGACGACAGGGATTTCTTTTTCTTGGCGGATACTTGTTGGAGTGCGTTTACTAATGCTGAGCTGTTTGAATTTGAAAATTACTGCAGAATCAGAAAAAGCCAAGGATTCACTGTTATTCAGCTAAACTTATTGCGCCAATGGGATGCAAGCTCCACCCAAATCCGGAGGGACCCATTCAAACTGGTAAGTCTCGACGATGCCAATCATTATATCTATGATTATTCGCAATTGAATATTGCTTATTTTGATCGCGTCGAAGAAATGCTGTCGATCATGGAAAAATACGAGTTGACTCCTGCGCTTGTGCTGCTTTGGGCCAATTATGTTCCCGACACTTGGACTGAACCCATGAACCGGAATAACCTGATGGACAAAAACCAAATAGAACCTTATGTTGCCTATGTGGCACGAAGGTACAAAAAGTTTAACCCCATCTATTTCATCAGCGGCGATACTGATTTCCCTTCAGAAGCAACGATTGAATATTACAACATCGCACTGACAACTTTAAAAAAACATGATGATGATGCACTGGTATCTTTTCACATCAGAGGCCGCTTGGATGAAATACCTGCAGTTTTTCTGGAAGCTTCAGACTTCTTCAGCTATCAGTCCGGGCATAACAAAGACTATCCCGAAAAAGTATACGAAATACCAATGAAATTAAGAGCAAACGGAATACAAATGCCCATCATAAATACTGAACCCTGCTATGAACAGATCAGTTACAGCAGGCATTCATTTGGTCGATTCACACAAGAGGATTGCCGGAGAGTGGCATGGCAAAGCATCCTTGCTGGAGCCAGTGCGGGCATAACTTATGGCGCACACGGAATTTGGAGCTGGCACAGAACCGGTGAGCGATTCGGCATAGTCGAAGGCGAAGGCTTTGACCAGCCTTATGATTTGAACGATGCGATGCGCTTCCCCGGAGCAGATGATTTTGGATACTTAAAACAGTTGGTTGCCACGTATCAATTGTTTGATGTTGAACCAATAAATCTTGTTCTGAAAAACACTGGTCAAATACGCTTAGGCAAGACCGACACGAGAACTGTCATCTACTTGCCTGTAAACACGCGCTTGGACATCCGTCAATTACAATTGGCCAAAGATTCGTTCACTCTGAAAGCCATAAATCTGGAAAAAAGACTCGAAATGACCGTGGACTTCACTGAAGACAACATTGAAATGCATAACGGCGTCCGGGATGCTCTCTATATTATCGAAAAAATATAG
- a CDS encoding LacI family DNA-binding transcriptional regulator: protein MKLEDIARLANVSKSAASLALNGKPGVSEETRATVLRIAKEHNYVPLKKIKKKYINPSSSTNYVIRFVGCKATDLIEDNYHNMPFFNELLGYFTNELKNYPFSLLISSIDSNSIRADLKRIEDEQPSDGIFLLGTNLTLQQIEEIQKIQKNLVVLDTCAPQSNLDFISINNYQGAYQAAEYLIKKGHQKIGYAESKTRIYNFSERKRGFFDALNHYGFSSKDVSIYRLHGMKIETDTENLADLQSESGSPTAVFCENDYIAISLIRTLSALKITVPEDISVIGFDNIPESKVITPELTTIGVNKQKIAQEAMRKMLANLERQEEDYGMHSFINTNLIERDSVV, encoded by the coding sequence GTGAAACTTGAGGATATAGCGAGATTAGCCAATGTTTCGAAGTCGGCAGCTTCACTCGCGTTGAACGGCAAGCCAGGCGTCAGCGAAGAGACAAGAGCGACTGTCTTGAGAATTGCAAAAGAGCACAATTACGTGCCGCTGAAAAAAATCAAAAAAAAATACATTAACCCATCCAGCTCCACAAACTATGTGATTCGTTTTGTGGGCTGCAAGGCTACTGATCTGATTGAGGATAACTATCACAACATGCCATTTTTTAACGAACTGCTCGGATATTTTACCAATGAACTGAAAAATTATCCTTTCTCCTTACTGATTTCCTCGATAGATTCCAATTCAATACGAGCGGATTTAAAAAGAATAGAGGACGAGCAACCTTCCGACGGTATTTTTCTTCTGGGCACGAACCTTACGCTTCAGCAAATTGAAGAGATCCAGAAGATCCAGAAGAATTTGGTAGTGTTGGATACTTGCGCTCCCCAATCGAACCTGGATTTCATTTCAATCAATAACTATCAAGGAGCCTATCAGGCTGCCGAATATCTGATCAAAAAAGGGCATCAGAAAATTGGCTATGCAGAATCAAAAACGCGGATATATAACTTCTCCGAGCGGAAGCGCGGATTCTTCGATGCCCTGAACCACTATGGCTTTTCGTCGAAAGATGTCAGCATTTACCGGCTGCACGGCATGAAAATCGAAACAGATACAGAAAATCTCGCCGATCTGCAATCAGAATCCGGTTCCCCGACAGCTGTTTTTTGCGAGAATGATTATATCGCGATTAGTTTGATCAGAACGCTATCCGCACTGAAAATCACTGTTCCGGAGGATATCTCAGTAATTGGCTTTGATAACATACCCGAATCAAAAGTGATTACGCCCGAACTTACAACAATAGGCGTCAATAAACAAAAAATCGCACAAGAGGCTATGCGAAAAATGCTTGCGAATCTAGAGAGACAGGAAGAAGATTATGGGATGCACTCTTTCATCAATACCAATTTAATCGAAAGAGACTCCGTTGTCTGA
- a CDS encoding L-fucose/L-arabinose isomerase family protein, whose amino-acid sequence MDKIKIGFAPTRRNLFSAAAAIEYADLTREKLDEFGIDYVDIKEINEDGLLYDDAGLEKIAEKFAAEKIDGLFLANENFGTEYECARLAKKLNVPVLLWGPKDEHPADDGSRLRDTQCGLFAIGKVLRRFKVPFTYVRNCDLADPAFERGIKDFVKVCNVVKVFRNTRILQIGPRPFDFWSTMCNEGELLERFNIQLSPVPLNELVKEIKKVQNAESDLIQANIDHVHELAEVQITPDELRMVVALKIAIRNLAEAYGCNAGVIQCWTALQDEIGILPYAALSLLQDEGFPVTCETDIHGVISQLLVEAATLGEHRAMFADVNTRHPSNENGELLQHLGVFPLSTAKTKPILPPRHFVFDYPGSVGFEAKEGDLTLCRFDGDNGEYSLLMGNAKVIDGPYNQGTYVWVEFENLNRLETKLVYGPYIHHISAVYDKVVPVLYEACKYIGIQSDFYDPIEEDIQAYLRGE is encoded by the coding sequence ATGGACAAAATTAAAATCGGTTTTGCGCCGACAAGAAGAAATCTGTTCAGCGCAGCGGCAGCGATTGAATATGCGGATTTAACAAGAGAGAAACTGGACGAGTTTGGGATAGATTATGTGGACATCAAAGAAATCAATGAGGATGGTCTTCTGTATGATGATGCAGGGCTGGAAAAAATTGCCGAGAAGTTTGCGGCCGAAAAAATTGATGGCCTGTTCCTTGCGAACGAAAATTTCGGAACAGAGTACGAATGCGCAAGATTGGCGAAAAAGTTGAATGTGCCTGTATTGCTTTGGGGCCCTAAAGATGAACATCCTGCAGATGATGGTTCTCGGTTGCGCGATACCCAGTGCGGATTGTTCGCTATCGGAAAAGTGCTGCGCCGATTCAAAGTCCCGTTTACGTACGTACGCAATTGTGATTTGGCTGACCCTGCTTTTGAAAGGGGTATCAAAGATTTTGTGAAAGTCTGCAATGTGGTCAAAGTGTTCCGGAATACGCGTATTTTGCAAATCGGGCCGCGGCCTTTTGATTTCTGGTCGACAATGTGCAATGAAGGGGAATTATTGGAACGCTTCAATATTCAATTGTCACCCGTTCCCTTGAACGAATTAGTCAAAGAAATCAAGAAAGTCCAAAATGCAGAATCGGACCTGATCCAAGCAAATATCGATCATGTTCATGAGCTTGCAGAAGTACAGATTACACCGGATGAATTAAGGATGGTCGTTGCTTTGAAAATAGCCATCCGTAATTTGGCTGAGGCGTACGGTTGTAACGCCGGGGTTATTCAATGTTGGACCGCCCTGCAGGATGAAATCGGAATTCTGCCATACGCAGCATTGTCTCTGTTGCAGGATGAAGGTTTCCCGGTCACTTGCGAAACCGACATCCATGGAGTCATTTCCCAATTGTTGGTCGAGGCGGCTACATTGGGTGAACATCGCGCCATGTTTGCGGATGTGAATACGCGTCATCCATCGAATGAGAACGGCGAGTTACTTCAGCATTTGGGTGTTTTCCCGCTGTCCACTGCAAAAACAAAACCGATTTTGCCGCCGCGGCATTTTGTATTCGATTATCCCGGATCTGTCGGGTTTGAAGCAAAAGAAGGCGACTTGACGCTCTGCCGATTTGACGGAGACAACGGAGAATATTCCTTATTGATGGGAAACGCCAAAGTCATCGATGGTCCTTACAACCAAGGAACCTATGTATGGGTGGAGTTCGAAAATCTGAATCGATTGGAAACCAAATTGGTGTACGGTCCATACATCCACCATATATCTGCTGTTTATGACAAAGTTGTCCCAGTGCTCTATGAAGCATGCAAATACATCGGCATCCAGTCGGATTTCTATGATCCGATTGAAGAAGACATTCAAGCGTATCTCAGAGGGGAGTAA
- a CDS encoding transketolase, translating to MTTTINALEMKAVDIRRSLLTLVKEGETGHTGSDLSCTDILVALYYKILNIDPKNPNHPDRDRYIQSKGHAAEVLWAILADKGFFPESELSTFSKFGSRLIGHPNNKVDGVEMNTGSLGHGLSVSVGIALAAKMDKKSYQTYTLMGDGELAEGSVWEGAMAAAHYKLDNLTAIIDRNGLQITGRSEDVMGMESLRGKFEAFGWHVIDVKDGNSMAELIEAFEAPTMTGKPKLIIAHTTKGKGISFAENQPQWHHKVPSNSEFAKAMEELDVRMEVLANER from the coding sequence ATGACTACTACAATAAATGCTTTAGAAATGAAAGCGGTCGATATCAGACGTTCGTTACTGACGCTGGTCAAGGAAGGCGAGACCGGCCACACCGGATCAGACTTATCTTGTACCGATATCCTTGTCGCTCTCTACTATAAAATACTCAACATTGATCCAAAAAATCCGAATCACCCTGACAGGGACCGTTATATTCAAAGTAAAGGTCATGCTGCAGAAGTTCTATGGGCAATCCTTGCCGATAAAGGCTTCTTTCCTGAAAGTGAACTGAGCACTTTTTCCAAATTCGGTTCGAGGCTAATCGGACATCCCAACAACAAAGTAGATGGCGTAGAAATGAATACGGGTTCCCTCGGGCATGGGCTATCTGTATCGGTCGGAATCGCACTTGCCGCAAAAATGGACAAAAAGTCTTATCAAACCTATACATTGATGGGCGACGGAGAACTGGCTGAAGGATCAGTTTGGGAAGGGGCGATGGCGGCTGCGCATTATAAGTTGGACAATCTGACAGCCATCATTGACCGGAACGGCCTGCAGATCACAGGCAGATCGGAAGATGTGATGGGAATGGAGTCATTGAGAGGCAAATTTGAAGCATTCGGTTGGCATGTGATCGATGTCAAAGACGGCAACAGTATGGCTGAACTTATTGAGGCGTTTGAAGCGCCGACCATGACAGGTAAGCCGAAACTGATTATCGCCCATACGACGAAAGGGAAAGGAATCTCCTTTGCCGAAAATCAGCCGCAATGGCATCATAAGGTCCCGAGCAATAGTGAATTTGCAAAGGCAATGGAAGAATTGGATGTACGGATGGAGGTTCTGGCCAATGAGCGTTGA
- a CDS encoding transketolase C-terminal domain-containing protein, with protein sequence MSVEKTNSVANRQVVCDVLVEYAEQNKDLVVLTSDSRGSASLANFAEKLPEQLVEVGIAEQNIVSIAAGLAHSGKRPFVASPACFLSMRSIEQIKVDVAYSNTNVKLIGISGGVSYGALGMSHHSLQDIAVTRAIPNLQVLLPADRFETEKMFQALATSDEPAYIRIGRNPVADCYDSSDYEFEIGKAVTLRNGNDVTLVATGETVRIALDAADQLRQDGIEARVLNYHTIKPFDSETLLQAVTEMGKIISIEEHSIYGGLGGAIAEVLSEKTGVSHKIMGLPDEPAITGNTKEIFDHYGLNSQGVRKMALAMVKEHVR encoded by the coding sequence ATGAGCGTTGAAAAGACAAATTCTGTGGCGAATAGGCAGGTCGTTTGTGACGTCCTTGTTGAGTATGCAGAGCAGAACAAGGATTTGGTGGTATTGACGAGTGATTCCCGTGGATCGGCATCGTTGGCGAATTTTGCCGAAAAACTGCCTGAACAGCTGGTTGAAGTTGGGATTGCAGAGCAGAACATTGTCAGCATAGCTGCAGGACTGGCCCACAGCGGGAAGAGACCTTTCGTGGCATCACCGGCTTGTTTCTTGAGCATGCGCAGCATAGAACAGATCAAAGTCGATGTCGCCTATTCCAATACCAACGTCAAACTTATCGGAATCAGCGGAGGAGTCAGTTACGGCGCGCTGGGGATGAGCCACCACTCTTTGCAGGACATTGCAGTGACACGGGCGATCCCGAATCTGCAGGTGTTGCTTCCGGCGGATCGGTTTGAGACGGAAAAGATGTTCCAGGCGTTGGCAACCAGTGATGAACCCGCCTATATCCGCATCGGCAGAAATCCGGTGGCAGACTGCTATGACTCTTCGGATTATGAATTTGAAATCGGTAAGGCGGTTACGCTGCGAAATGGTAATGACGTGACTTTGGTGGCTACGGGAGAAACCGTCCGCATTGCGCTGGATGCGGCGGATCAATTGAGGCAAGACGGCATTGAAGCAAGAGTGTTGAACTATCATACGATAAAACCCTTTGATTCCGAAACGCTTCTGCAGGCCGTGACCGAAATGGGGAAAATCATTTCGATCGAAGAACACAGCATCTACGGTGGGCTTGGAGGCGCAATTGCGGAAGTATTATCCGAAAAAACCGGCGTATCCCACAAAATCATGGGCCTGCCTGATGAACCAGCGATCACCGGCAATACGAAAGAGATTTTTGATCATTACGGACTGAATTCTCAAGGTGTCAGAAAAATGGCTCTAGCGATGGTGAAGGAACATGTCAGATAA
- a CDS encoding FGGY family carbohydrate kinase, translating into MSDNRIYKLVFDQSTSGTKLLLVGIEGNEAEILRRMDSKHKQIYPQDGWVEHDPMEIIKNMKQLIAEMLAETAIDKCDIQSISLTNQRETIVAWNKQTGQPVSNALVWQCNRSNDICKQLIEAGKEQEIQQKTGLKIDSYFSGPKIRWLFENSDEMRNLAVSGELAIGTMDSWLIWNLTEGEVFATEPSNASRTLLYNIYENSWDAALCDIFLVPPDSLAEIRDSNDSFGHYAGIPIQGVMADSQAALYGQNCFGFGDIKVTMGTGCSVMMQIEERSDLISDNILKTIAFTDNGATDYALEGIIRSCGDTLTWLSSELALFGTIEEGIKSAFSVDDNEGVYLVPAQLGLAAPFWDSDIRAAFLGMNRRTGKSHLIRAGFESILFQIRAVIDEIKQVTRMEIPRVKVDGGVTKNNRLMQMLADVLGITIEVSCVEELSALGVLMLTSGFEMQKEGRIFNPKSNKLEPHYQQWLEYINKVRDK; encoded by the coding sequence ATGTCAGATAATCGTATCTATAAGTTGGTGTTCGATCAGAGCACATCCGGCACAAAATTATTATTGGTTGGAATTGAAGGTAACGAAGCTGAAATATTACGGCGGATGGATAGTAAGCACAAGCAGATTTACCCTCAGGATGGTTGGGTGGAGCATGATCCGATGGAAATCATCAAGAACATGAAGCAGTTGATTGCCGAAATGCTGGCTGAAACAGCTATCGATAAGTGCGATATCCAATCGATTTCGCTGACCAACCAACGGGAAACAATAGTAGCCTGGAACAAGCAGACTGGCCAACCGGTTTCGAATGCTTTAGTGTGGCAATGCAATCGCAGCAATGACATCTGCAAACAGCTGATTGAAGCAGGAAAAGAACAGGAAATCCAGCAGAAAACAGGTCTGAAAATCGATTCATATTTTTCTGGTCCAAAGATTAGGTGGTTGTTTGAAAACTCGGATGAAATGCGTAACCTGGCCGTTTCCGGAGAGCTTGCGATCGGAACAATGGATTCATGGCTCATCTGGAATTTGACTGAGGGGGAAGTGTTTGCGACGGAACCCAGCAATGCGAGTCGTACGTTGTTGTACAATATCTATGAAAATTCATGGGACGCTGCTTTATGCGACATTTTCCTTGTCCCTCCTGATTCTTTAGCTGAAATTCGGGATTCAAATGATTCCTTCGGTCATTATGCAGGTATTCCCATTCAGGGAGTCATGGCGGATTCTCAAGCAGCTTTATATGGGCAAAATTGTTTTGGTTTCGGGGACATAAAAGTGACGATGGGAACCGGCTGTTCAGTGATGATGCAGATAGAAGAGCGCTCCGATTTGATAAGCGACAATATTTTGAAGACCATTGCGTTCACCGACAATGGAGCGACAGATTACGCTTTGGAAGGAATCATCCGTTCCTGTGGAGATACGCTTACATGGTTATCGAGTGAACTGGCGCTATTTGGCACAATCGAAGAAGGGATAAAATCGGCGTTCTCGGTGGATGATAATGAAGGGGTCTACTTGGTTCCCGCCCAACTTGGCTTGGCAGCGCCTTTTTGGGATTCCGACATCAGAGCCGCTTTTCTCGGCATGAACAGGAGGACAGGCAAATCGCATTTGATAAGAGCTGGATTTGAAAGTATTTTGTTTCAGATAAGGGCGGTGATCGATGAAATCAAACAGGTCACTCGTATGGAAATTCCGCGGGTCAAAGTAGATGGAGGGGTCACCAAAAACAATAGATTGATGCAAATGTTGGCTGATGTTTTGGGCATCACAATCGAGGTCAGTTGTGTCGAGGAACTGTCGGCGCTCGGCGTGTTGATGCTTACATCCGGCTTTGAAATGCAAAAAGAAGGAAGGATTTTTAATCCCAAAAGCAATAAGTTGGAACCGCATTATCAGCAATGGCTAGAATACATTAATAAAGTGAGGGATAAATAA
- a CDS encoding PTS transporter subunit EIIC, with the protein MSKFETYSDKALQVAAKIQSNNYLRAISNGLMATLPINIVGSIALLLAVLPVGFWQNFIGGIGLVPTLFTAYSLTVGVISLYASFLIGYQLADNLGQKPIPAGIVSLFSFLILTPMITLDDVTTLNNSKLGAAGLFTAMISALIFSRIYCFFMEKKIGIKMPESVPQFVSDVFSGLIPVLIAATVAILLSFLFGKTSYGSFSDFVYSIIATPLQSLSSNVGSMLLIVLVQMSLWFFGIHGSNVVASFIAALYLPMDVANMDALKAGATNAELPNILGSSFYNTFAGIGGAGGTLSLIIVILLFSKAKQAKAVANLSAVPGLFTINEPMIFGLPLVLNPIMAIPFILTPLVQVLIAYLGISSGLFPRLSGVQVPFGMPIGINGFLAGGWKITLLQMICVLVGCLVYYPFVKLLDKKLSEEAEEALQFNEQPAVD; encoded by the coding sequence ATGAGTAAATTTGAGACATACAGTGATAAGGCTCTTCAAGTGGCAGCAAAGATCCAAAGCAACAACTATTTGAGAGCGATTTCGAATGGGTTGATGGCAACCTTGCCGATAAATATTGTGGGCTCCATTGCCCTGTTATTGGCAGTTCTTCCTGTAGGTTTTTGGCAAAATTTCATCGGCGGAATCGGACTGGTTCCGACCCTTTTTACTGCATATTCTTTAACAGTGGGTGTGATTTCTCTTTATGCATCATTCTTGATCGGGTATCAGTTGGCTGATAATTTGGGCCAGAAGCCGATTCCGGCGGGGATCGTTTCCCTCTTCTCTTTCCTGATACTGACACCGATGATTACCTTGGATGACGTTACGACTCTGAATAACAGTAAACTCGGCGCAGCAGGACTGTTTACTGCCATGATCAGTGCCTTGATCTTCTCCAGAATTTATTGCTTCTTTATGGAGAAGAAGATCGGCATCAAGATGCCTGAAAGTGTTCCGCAGTTTGTCAGTGATGTATTCTCTGGTTTGATTCCAGTCCTTATCGCAGCTACAGTTGCCATTCTTTTGAGCTTTTTGTTCGGAAAGACTTCATACGGCTCATTTTCCGATTTCGTGTATTCGATCATTGCCACACCGCTGCAAAGTCTCTCCTCGAATGTCGGTTCCATGTTGCTGATTGTACTTGTACAAATGTCTCTTTGGTTCTTCGGGATCCATGGCTCCAATGTTGTGGCTAGCTTCATTGCAGCGTTGTACTTGCCGATGGATGTAGCAAATATGGATGCGTTAAAGGCCGGTGCTACGAATGCGGAACTCCCGAATATTTTAGGATCCAGCTTTTATAATACCTTTGCTGGTATCGGTGGCGCAGGTGGTACGCTATCCTTGATCATTGTCATCCTGCTTTTCTCGAAAGCCAAGCAGGCAAAGGCTGTCGCTAATTTGAGCGCAGTGCCGGGTCTGTTCACCATCAATGAACCGATGATTTTCGGCTTGCCATTGGTTTTGAACCCAATAATGGCCATCCCTTTTATCCTCACACCTTTAGTACAAGTTCTTATTGCTTACCTAGGCATCAGTTCAGGCCTGTTCCCTCGATTGAGTGGTGTTCAAGTACCTTTCGGCATGCCAATCGGTATCAACGGTTTTCTGGCTGGAGGCTGGAAAATAACCTTATTGCAAATGATCTGTGTATTGGTTGGATGCTTGGTCTACTATCCGTTCGTGAAATTGTTGGACAAAAAATTGTCGGAGGAAGCGGAAGAAGCATTGCAATTCAATGAACAGCCGGCAGTTGATTAA
- a CDS encoding alpha/beta hydrolase: MKYFTRNIGMHNGTATFYLHEPTAEIDIDRKYPVMVVVPGGAYMWTSDRESEPVALEFFAKDYHVMVVNYSTEGLAAYQDKTFLPADPTSKFPTPLVELAEAIAVLRENSEEWAVDTDQISVLGFSAGGNLAGLLAVYWHESWLEELVNKDKHLYRPNRIILAYAPLDFVGIHFEESSAINLALMGTMTPGTEERKKVSPIYHVSKNTPPVFLWHTTEDPLVSVENSLKMAIALQEKNIPYELHIYQKGIHGVALGDSRTSRKPNQSNKQAASWVELVMGWLG; this comes from the coding sequence ATGAAATATTTTACCAGAAATATAGGCATGCATAATGGAACAGCTACTTTTTATTTACATGAACCTACTGCGGAGATTGATATAGACAGAAAGTATCCGGTAATGGTCGTCGTCCCGGGAGGCGCGTACATGTGGACCTCGGACCGGGAGAGCGAGCCTGTTGCCTTGGAGTTTTTCGCTAAGGATTACCATGTCATGGTAGTGAATTATAGCACGGAGGGGTTGGCTGCTTATCAGGACAAAACTTTTTTGCCAGCGGATCCGACATCGAAATTCCCGACACCTTTAGTCGAATTGGCCGAAGCTATTGCAGTCCTGCGGGAGAATTCTGAGGAATGGGCAGTAGATACCGATCAAATCAGCGTATTGGGATTTTCTGCAGGCGGCAATCTCGCGGGTTTGTTGGCTGTCTATTGGCATGAGTCATGGTTGGAGGAGTTGGTGAATAAGGACAAGCATCTTTACAGACCGAATCGGATCATCCTTGCCTATGCACCCTTGGATTTTGTAGGGATCCATTTTGAGGAATCAAGCGCAATTAATTTGGCTTTGATGGGAACGATGACGCCTGGGACAGAAGAAAGGAAGAAAGTCTCGCCGATTTACCATGTCTCCAAAAATACGCCGCCAGTGTTTTTGTGGCATACAACAGAAGATCCATTGGTGAGCGTCGAAAATTCATTGAAAATGGCTATTGCACTTCAAGAAAAAAATATTCCTTACGAGCTGCATATCTATCAAAAAGGAATCCACGGTGTGGCACTGGGCGACAGCCGCACCAGCAGAAAGCCGAATCAATCAAATAAACAGGCAGCGTCATGGGTAGAACTGGTAATGGGTTGGCTAGGCTAG
- a CDS encoding fumarylacetoacetate hydrolase family protein codes for MQLIHFSEAGQSRIGIKMERGFLNAAKAASALSLPVPSYIDDVLKDTEQAAQLDAILAQADTLTDPAYYVSLDEVTFLPVLSRPGKILCIGKNYAAHVAETKSEAPKKPLVFSKFTSALAAHKEGIPIPANTNKVDYEVELVAVIGKKAYCVSPEEALEHVAGYTIGNDVTARDWQKGSPQWLLGKSPDKFAPLGPVYVTADELDPTNLAISLKLNGEVRQNSNTKHLIFDIATIVSYISQHFALEPGDIIFTGTPDGVILGYPEDEQVWLKPGDVIESTIEGIGTLVNTFTR; via the coding sequence ATGCAATTGATTCATTTCTCAGAAGCTGGCCAAAGCCGCATCGGTATCAAAATGGAGCGCGGTTTCCTGAACGCAGCAAAAGCGGCTTCAGCTTTATCCTTGCCTGTTCCTTCCTATATAGATGATGTGTTGAAGGATACGGAACAGGCTGCACAACTGGACGCCATACTGGCCCAAGCGGACACGCTGACGGATCCGGCCTACTATGTTTCCTTGGATGAGGTAACGTTCCTGCCCGTCCTCTCCCGTCCGGGCAAAATCCTCTGCATCGGCAAGAACTATGCCGCCCATGTCGCGGAAACGAAAAGTGAAGCCCCGAAAAAACCGCTTGTCTTCAGCAAATTTACGAGCGCTTTGGCTGCCCATAAAGAAGGCATACCGATTCCGGCGAATACCAACAAGGTCGATTACGAAGTCGAACTGGTGGCGGTCATCGGCAAAAAAGCCTATTGCGTATCCCCGGAAGAGGCTCTTGAGCACGTCGCAGGCTACACGATCGGCAACGACGTGACCGCGCGCGACTGGCAAAAAGGCTCGCCGCAATGGTTGCTGGGTAAATCGCCGGATAAATTCGCGCCGCTCGGCCCGGTCTACGTGACCGCCGATGAGCTCGATCCGACCAATCTGGCCATTTCGCTGAAACTGAACGGTGAAGTCCGCCAGAACAGCAACACGAAGCATCTCATTTTCGATATCGCGACAATCGTTTCCTATATTTCCCAGCACTTTGCCTTGGAACCCGGCGACATCATCTTCACCGGCACACCGGATGGGGTCATCCTCGGTTACCCGGAAGACGAACAAGTCTGGCTGAAACCAGGCGATGTCATCGAATCCACCATCGAAGGCATCGGGACATTGGTGAATACTTTTACACGCTAA
- a CDS encoding ACT domain-containing protein: MRAIMTVTGKDHTGIVASVSVELARLGVNILDISQTIMEEYFTMILMVELNEANNSVKEVKEAMKKVEEEQGLVIRLQAEDTFHAMHRI, from the coding sequence ATGAGAGCAATCATGACCGTAACAGGTAAAGACCATACCGGAATCGTAGCGAGCGTATCGGTGGAATTGGCACGTCTGGGCGTAAATATCCTGGATATTTCACAGACCATCATGGAGGAGTATTTCACCATGATTTTGATGGTCGAATTGAATGAAGCGAATAATTCAGTCAAAGAAGTCAAAGAGGCGATGAAGAAAGTAGAAGAAGAACAGGGCTTGGTCATCCGTTTACAGGCAGAAGACACATTCCATGCGATGCATCGGATCTAG